One region of Etheostoma spectabile isolate EspeVRDwgs_2016 chromosome 21, UIUC_Espe_1.0, whole genome shotgun sequence genomic DNA includes:
- the scd gene encoding acyl-CoA desaturase isoform X2 — MPLFDNHQTASTMTEAEALEKEHKSSNVNGFTEASTEDMFDHTYKEKEGHKPPMVIVWRNVFLMSLLHIGAVYSLFLIPTASHLTLLWSALCFLISALGITAGAHRLWSHRSYKATLPLRIFLGAANSMAFQNDIFEWARDHRVHHKYSETDADPHNARRGFFFAHIGWLLVRKHPDVIEKGRKLEISDLKADKVVMFQRKYYKPSVLLMCFFIPMFVPWYLWGESLWVAYFIPTVLRYTLVLNAAWLVNSAAHMWGNRPYDKNINPRENKFVTFSAIGPPQVSRQQT, encoded by the exons ACAATCACCAAACCGCATCAACCATGACGGAGGCGGAGGCGTTGGAGAAGGAGCACAAGTCGAGCAACGTAAATGGTTTTACAGAGGCCAGCACAGAAGACATGTTTGATCACACATACAAAGAGAAAGAAGGCCACAAACCTCCCATGGTCATCGTATGGAGAAATGTCTTTTTGATGTCTCTATTGCATATAGGTGCCGTGTACAGCCTGTTCCTCATTCCTACAGCATCTCATTTGACCTTGCTTTGGT CCGCACTTTGTTTTTTGATAAGCGCTTTGGGAATAACTGCAGGAGCTCATCGCCTGTGGAGTCACAGATCCTACAAGGCAACATTACCTCTTAGGATCTTTCTTGGTGCGGCAAACTCAATGGCATTTCAG AATGATATCTTTGAGTGGGCTCGAGATCACAGGGTTCACCACAAATATTCAGAGACAGATGCTGACCCTCACAACGCCCGCCGAGGCTTCTTCTTCGCTCACATCGGCTGGCTGTTGGTACGCAAACACCCTGATGTCATTGAAAAAGGACGCAAGCTGGAAATCAGTGACCTAAAGGCCGACAAAGTTGTAATGTTTCAACGGAA GTATTACAAGCCTTCTGTGTTGCTCATGTGCTTCTTCATCCCCATGTTCGTGCCTTGGTATCTGTGGGGGGAGTCTCTGTGGGTGGCGTACTTCATCCCCACTGTGCTGAGGTACACCTTGGTACTGAACGCCGCCTGGTTGGTCAACAGCGCAGCTCACATGTGGGGGAACCGGCCCTATGACAAGAACATCAACCCCAGGGAGAACAAATTTGTCACGTTCAGTGCTATAG GCCCACCACAGGTGAGTCGTCAACAAACTTGA
- the scd gene encoding acyl-CoA desaturase isoform X1, producing MPLFDNHQTASTMTEAEALEKEHKSSNVNGFTEASTEDMFDHTYKEKEGHKPPMVIVWRNVFLMSLLHIGAVYSLFLIPTASHLTLLWSALCFLISALGITAGAHRLWSHRSYKATLPLRIFLGAANSMAFQNDIFEWARDHRVHHKYSETDADPHNARRGFFFAHIGWLLVRKHPDVIEKGRKLEISDLKADKVVMFQRKYYKPSVLLMCFFIPMFVPWYLWGESLWVAYFIPTVLRYTLVLNAAWLVNSAAHMWGNRPYDKNINPRENKFVTFSAIGEGFHNYHHTFPFDYATSEFGCKLNITTCFIDAMCFLGLARDCKRGSPEVVQARVLRTGDGSNRCG from the exons ACAATCACCAAACCGCATCAACCATGACGGAGGCGGAGGCGTTGGAGAAGGAGCACAAGTCGAGCAACGTAAATGGTTTTACAGAGGCCAGCACAGAAGACATGTTTGATCACACATACAAAGAGAAAGAAGGCCACAAACCTCCCATGGTCATCGTATGGAGAAATGTCTTTTTGATGTCTCTATTGCATATAGGTGCCGTGTACAGCCTGTTCCTCATTCCTACAGCATCTCATTTGACCTTGCTTTGGT CCGCACTTTGTTTTTTGATAAGCGCTTTGGGAATAACTGCAGGAGCTCATCGCCTGTGGAGTCACAGATCCTACAAGGCAACATTACCTCTTAGGATCTTTCTTGGTGCGGCAAACTCAATGGCATTTCAG AATGATATCTTTGAGTGGGCTCGAGATCACAGGGTTCACCACAAATATTCAGAGACAGATGCTGACCCTCACAACGCCCGCCGAGGCTTCTTCTTCGCTCACATCGGCTGGCTGTTGGTACGCAAACACCCTGATGTCATTGAAAAAGGACGCAAGCTGGAAATCAGTGACCTAAAGGCCGACAAAGTTGTAATGTTTCAACGGAA GTATTACAAGCCTTCTGTGTTGCTCATGTGCTTCTTCATCCCCATGTTCGTGCCTTGGTATCTGTGGGGGGAGTCTCTGTGGGTGGCGTACTTCATCCCCACTGTGCTGAGGTACACCTTGGTACTGAACGCCGCCTGGTTGGTCAACAGCGCAGCTCACATGTGGGGGAACCGGCCCTATGACAAGAACATCAACCCCAGGGAGAACAAATTTGTCACGTTCAGTGCTATAG GTGAGGGATTTCACAACTATCACCACACGTTCCCCTTTGACTATGCAACCAGCGAGTTTGGCTGCAAGTTGAACATTACCACTTGTTTCATCGACGCCATGTGCTTCTTGGGCCTGGCCAGGGACTGCAAGAGAGGGTCCCCGGAGGTGGTCCAGGCCCGAGTGCTGCGTACCGGAGACGGAAGCAACCGATGTGGCTAA